One window from the genome of Hippoglossus hippoglossus isolate fHipHip1 chromosome 10, fHipHip1.pri, whole genome shotgun sequence encodes:
- the sh3tc2 gene encoding SH3 domain and tetratricopeptide repeat-containing protein 2 isoform X1, producing the protein MALISGSCRLLGQMASCCCRPLLNSSCCGPLIKVCLSSFTDISPAELDALWREPPYTLGGTNDPFSGNDIMTQGGGEEEDGVVVESGEGEVEPESYWKKKEAFFRGSTVSLGDKFSSEIVLLFTGRRRSSVDPDRTLQEALRTRLRVVESNSQDVIQLFKDLSARLVSVHAEKDSFVLTFKTVEEIWKFSTYLALGYVARCLENFLSDQSFWLDPELLSDLEINVSVDEEHLATLYLGLLLQEGSFFAKALFTRSEEYEEEEEQLSFKKNDLLMVRDTGQDNMREGTMLSTGNHGLVPVDAMQPLPYPFYQWFLRKYPGSAGCSPTEKEQFEHPIVTGSCVAVVDYCPLGPDELQLNQGDIVEVQGLLVRGLGVFIGTHTSTGRIGFIQKAHVKPLDTMALDGQLVFLTAEERASLAQVNPCSSESRDCGLLERLFSSDISSVYRLDRLDETDFLYIRNQPKHEHKVSSSTRQSVFSEQSERSGGTPPSQSSPRASLSLSSPRLSLYRSQNPLPYEGEHLCFALEDTFRELDEFQEDPPLFSEENSWEGEESEISDPTLTLLNREHFQEDFLPLYDLQYSFLWVTFSGKTEDELSGHLESVRECAKRMGMHWAHRRACFLLGRLCARKLKLSQARVYYEEALSVCVDSFSDTPLLVALFTNLTSIYLKQRMTDKLPQTLEKASALLLCLPGHTFTSMDEVELLMLLLRRSVVMGDKSLEARVCYLTSSLFLLLKKSDDALPFIERLQFLSVTLSAAEGQPIVPLDLNWLLSRLYHRKYMPYLALASLSLDSRKDHSLHDAFQRIELFIRNSVRLNPCWKEGTSLLPAQIVVYLQQALALAEQGEDMKTQRDLCLGLASVYQQYNALDKAVRCAHQAVEMGGHINEEEGFEASVLLGSLLVLTGQAERAQSVLQPLLSSLQGTDSPTQRGVIHNLLALCLRRQGRVPEAGWHLHSALMISRESGNQRNQALALANLGCLALDVGASWVAERFLVRSLHLFHGLWESPTDEEHVQTYLWLGRSYKDRGRRQDIRACYEMGLLIALQARNLHSQMLVAKVLSRLYADMLLYGQSIVYYEHCVSVSRQLKDKRLEGEYLEILSSLYLSLNTERSSRKSLDYTKQSLRISIDLGKREEESETWLQVGRIYYLIHEDELADMYLQAAVKTALRMNDPHFAMSIYEEAGDVYFKGHRNHMASLPFFRDGSLPFARSIKDIHSEFRLLSKLTELLMNQGEQEEALQYATLAVQVASNTGVPVNERTAYHRLATVYYSLQQYEMAENYYLKSLSLCPPVLQHPTQAHYYTKVYCRLGNITLHKLKDAFDAVGYFHLALAAALEDGAHPEALYVVYMKLAEIHGNHMPDAQLCQVYRDRAQSLKRVLAGEGGGGDHADTEAGQQREQDLGHTDSLNKRNYIFDSIPEDETYELSSAPRTCMRHVDRKISCIDTNIGDAHGKDDHNQNLPDTDGPNLDGCETDTIASQSYSDSTFTESFDTAKEQISDSSSSTDTLQTQNFDTDHSTTSQMPANSTDDITGHMDARDTDPDIQDEQNTHACADPVQKDVSVTDMQPDADHTETVSMKPDLTVSVDDCTEKDHPETGDTNTRA; encoded by the exons AAATTGTGCTGTTGTTCACTGGGCGGAGGCGCTCCAGCGTAGATCCTGACCGAACCCTACAGGAGGCGCTACGCACACGACTGCGAGTGGTGGAGAGCAACAGCCAGGACGTGATCCAGCTCTTTAAG GACTTGTCTGCACGTCTGGTGTCTGTCCACGCTGAGAAAGACAGCTTTGTGCTCACATTCAAGACTGTGGAGGAAATATGGAAGTTTTCAACGTACCTAGCATTGG GTTATGTGGCTCGCTGCTTGGAGAACTTCTTGAGTGATCAGTCCTTCTGGCTGGACCCAGAGCTGCTCAGCGACCTGGAGATCAATGTGAGCGTGGATGAGGAACATCTGGCTACTCTGTACCTGGGACTTCTACTGCAGGAAG GATCCTTCTTTGCAAAGGCGCTATTTACGAGAAGCGAGGagtatgaagaagaggaagaacagcTGTCGTTCAAAAAGAATGACTTGCTCATGGTAAGGGACACAGGGCAGGACAACATGCGGGAGGGCACCATGCTCTCTACAGGAAACCACGGCCTGGTGCCAGTCGATGCCATGCAGCCACTACCCTACCCCTTCTACCA GTGGTTCCTGAGGAAGTACCCAGGCTCTGCTGGATGCTCGCCAACAGAAAAGGAACAATTTGAACATCCAATCG TCACAGGTTCCTGTGTGGCAGTGGTTGACTACTGTCCACTGGGGCCGGATGAACTCCAGCTGAACCAAGGTGACATCGTGGAGGTCCAGGGTCTGCTGGTCCGAGGTCTGGGCGTGTTCATAGGAACGCACACATCCACAGGACGCATTGGTTTTATACAGAAGGCCCACGTCAAGCCTCTGGACACCATGGCCCT AGACGGACAATTGGTCTTTCTGACGGCGGAGGAGAGGGCcagcctggctcaggttaacCCGTGCAGCTCTGAGTCAAGGGACTGCGGCCTGCTGGAACGACTCTTCTCCTCTGACATCAGCTCTGTGTACAGGCTAG ACAGACTGGACGAGACTGACTTCCTGTACATCAGGAATCAGCCAAAACACG AACATAAGGTTTCTTCGAGCACGCGTCAGAGTGTCTTTTCAGAGCAAAGCGAGAGAAGTGGAGGGACGCCCCCGTCCCAATCCTCCCCAcgtgcctctctgtctctctcctccccccgcTTGTCCCTCTACCGCTCCCAGAATCCTCTGCCCTATGAGGGCGAGCACCTGTGCTTCGCCCTGGAGGACACGTTCAGGGAGCTGGATGAGTTCCAGGAGGATCCACCTCTCTTCTCGGAGGAGAACAGCTGGGAGGGGGAGGAGTCTGAGATCAGTGACCCCACGCTGACCCTGCTCAATCGTGAACACTTCCAG GAGGACTTCCTGCCTCTGTATGACCTGCAGTATTCCTTCCTGTGGGTGACCTTCAGTGGTAAGACGGAGGACGAGCTCTCGGGTCACCTCGAGAGTGTCAGGGAGTGCGCCAAGAGGATGGGCATGCACTGGGCACATCGCCGGGCATGCTTCCTCCTGGGAAGGCTCTGTGCCAGGAAACTAAAGCTCTCACAG GCACGGGTGTACTACGAGGAGGCTCTGAGCGTTTGCGTGGACAGTTTCTCTGACACGCCACTCCTCGTCGCCCTCTTCACAAACCTCACCTCCATCTACCTGAAGCAGCGCATGACAGACAAACTGCCCCAGACTCTGGAGAAGGCCAgtgctctgctcctctgtctccccGGCCACACCTTCACCTCCATGGACGAGGTGGAGCTGCTAATGCTGCTCCTGAGGAGATCTGTGGTGATGGGGGACAAGAGCCTGGAGGCTCGTGTCTGCTACCTCACCTCGagcctcttcctgctcctcaaGAAGTCAGACGACGCTCTTCCCTTCATTGAGAGACTCCAGTTTCTCTCGGTGactctttctgctgctgaggGGCAACCCATAGTTCCCCTGGACCTCAACTGGCTCTTGAGCCGGCTCTATCATCGTAAATACATGCCTTACTTGGCGCTGGCCTCTCTGAGCCTGGACTCCAGAAAAGACCACTCCCTCCACGATGCCTTCCAGAGGATTGAGTTGTTTATCAGGAACTCTGTTCGCCTGAATCCGTGCTGGAAGGAAGGAACCTCATTGCTCCCCGCCCAGATTGTGGTTTACCTTCAGCAAGCCTTGGCTCTAGCTGAGCAAGGAGAGGACATGAAGACCCAGAGGGACCTGTGTTTGGGCTTGGCCTCAGTCTATCAGCAGTATAATGCTCTGGACAAGGCGGTACGCTGTGCTCATCAAGCTGTGGAGATGGGCGGCCACATTAATGAGGAGGAGGGCTTTGAGGCCTCTGTGCTGCTTGGGTCGCTGCTGGTGTTGACAGGACAGGCTGAGAGGGCCCAGAGTGTCCTGCAGCCACTGCTCTCATCACTTCAG GGTACAGACAGCCCCACGCAGCGCGGAGTGATCCACAACCTCCTGGCTTTGTGTCTGAGGCGACAGGGTCGTGTCCCGGAGGCAGGATGGCATCTGCACTCAGCCCTGATGATCTCCAGGGAGAGTGGGAATCAGAGGAACCAGGCCCTGGCTTTGGCCAACCTGGGCTGCCTGGCGCTGGATGTAGGGGCATCATGGGTAGCAGAGCGTTTCCTCGTCAG ATCACTGCACCTTTTTCATGGGCTGTGGGAGAGCCCCACAGACGAGGAGCACGTTCAGACCTACCTCTGGCTGGGGCGGAGCTACAAAGACAGGGGGAGGAGACAGGACATCAGGGCGTGCTATGAAATGGGACTGCTAATTGCACTACAAGCCAGAAACCTGCACA GTCAGATGTTGGTGGCCAAGGTGCTGAGTCGGCTGTATGCCGACATGCTGCTGTACGGTCAGAGCATCGTCTACTACGAGCACTGTGTGTCCGTGTCCAGGCAGCTGAAGGACAAGAGACTGGAGGGGGAGTACCTGGAAATCCTCAGCAGCCTCTACCTGTCACTCAACACAGAGAG ATCATCACGTAAGTCGCTGGACTACACCAAGCAGAGCCTGCGGATTTCTATTGATTTGGgcaagagagaggaggagtcagAGACCTGGTTACAAGTGGGACGTATATATTATCTCATCCACGAGGACGAGCTGGCTGACATGTACCTGCAG GCAGCAGTGAAAACAGCCCTGAGGATGAACGACCCTCACTTTGCCATGAGCATCTACGAGGAGGCGGGAGACGTTTACTTTAAAGGCCACAGAAATCACATGGCTTCCCTGCCTTTCTTCAGG GACGGCAGTCTGCCATTCGCACGCAGCATCAAGGACATCCACTCAGAGTTTCGTCTGCTGAGTAAACTGACTGAGCTGCTGATGAACcagggggagcaggaggaggctcTGCAGTACGCCACCTTGGCCGTTCAGGTCGCCAGCAACACAG GTGTGCCTGTGAATGAGAGGACAGCCTACCACCGACTGGCCACAGTCTACTACAGCCTGCAGCAGTATGAGATGGCAGAAAACTACTACCTCAAGTCCCTGTCCCTCTGCCCCCCGGTCCTGCAGCACCCCACACAGGCTCACTATTACACCAAGGTCTACTGCAGACTGGGAAATATCACCCTGCACAAACTGAAG GATGCTTTTGACGCAGTGGGCTACTTCCATTTGGCTCTGGCAGCAGCCCTGGAGGACGGCGCTCACCCCGAGGCCCTGTATGTGGTGTACATGAAGCTGGCGGAGATCCACGGCAACCACATGCCCGACGCTCAGCTGTGCCAAGTTTACAGAGACAGAGCCCAGAGTCTGAAGAGAGTGCTGGccggagaggggggagggggagaccATGCAGACACCGAGGCCGGCCAACAGAGGGAGCAGGACTTGGGACATACAGACAGTTTGAATAAGAGAAACTACATCTTCGATTCTATACCTGAAGATGAAACGTATGAACTAAGCTCGGCCCCAAGAACTTGCATGAGGCATGTGGACAGAAAGATCAGTTGTATAGACACTAATATCGGAGATGCTCATGGGAAAGACGATCACAATCAAAATCTCCCTGACACAGACGGCCCTAACCTGGACGggtgtgagacagacaccaTCGCCAGTCAGTCGTACAGCGACAGCACCTTCACTGAGTCGTTTGATACGGCGAAGGAGCAGATCTCtgactccagcagctccaccgaCACACTACAAACTCAGAACTTTGATACTGACCACAGCACGACCAGTCAAATGCCTGCTAATTCCACCGATGACATCACGGGACACATGGATGCAAGAGACACCGATCCTGACATTCAGgatgaacaaaacacacacgctTGTGCAGATCCTGTTCAAAAAGATGTCAGCGTGACAGACATGCAGCCTGATGCTGACCACACGGAGACTGTCAGCATGAAACCAGATCTGACTGTAAGTGTGGACGACTGCACAGAGAAAGATCATCCTGAGactggagacacaaacacaagggcTTAG